The Microbacterium paraoxydans genome includes a window with the following:
- a CDS encoding DUF4129 domain-containing protein — MSRPEPPVRAPEAVRRSGATAPLLGLAAIAGLFGVLMLAAAGQGTPQFSSSRPESTPPPPEDLVLPVPSTTGTPPPPESWGESALAQILGVVFGALLTLAVLALVLVVLRQLLRFLRRLWQARPLDRREVTAAAGEDGGSTPAVPPNEEVIRRGVSAALRTVTARPDPGDAIVAAWVGLEESAADAGHGRGAAETPAEFTARVVGARRSIAADVLRLQGLYERVRFGGLVADEQDRQSAVVALRGIKEGWR, encoded by the coding sequence ATGTCGCGCCCAGAGCCTCCGGTCCGTGCACCGGAGGCCGTGCGCCGGTCAGGGGCGACCGCGCCGCTGCTCGGCCTCGCCGCGATCGCCGGACTGTTCGGGGTCCTCATGCTCGCTGCCGCGGGACAGGGCACCCCGCAGTTCTCGTCGTCCCGACCGGAGAGCACGCCGCCGCCCCCGGAGGACCTCGTCCTCCCGGTCCCGTCGACGACCGGGACACCACCGCCCCCGGAGTCCTGGGGCGAATCCGCTCTCGCGCAGATTCTCGGGGTGGTCTTCGGGGCGCTGCTGACGCTGGCCGTCCTCGCCCTCGTCCTCGTGGTCCTGCGTCAGCTCCTCCGCTTCCTCCGACGGCTGTGGCAGGCACGTCCGCTCGATCGTCGTGAGGTCACCGCTGCCGCCGGGGAGGACGGTGGCAGCACTCCCGCGGTACCTCCGAACGAGGAGGTCATCCGCCGCGGGGTCTCCGCCGCGTTGCGCACCGTGACAGCGAGGCCCGATCCCGGTGATGCGATCGTCGCCGCGTGGGTCGGACTGGAGGAATCCGCCGCCGACGCCGGCCACGGTCGCGGAGCCGCTGAGACGCCGGCGGAGTTCACAGCCCGGGTGGTCGGTGCCCGCCGGAGCATCGCGGCCGACGTGCTCCGGCTCCAGGGGCTGTACGAGCGGGTCCGCTTCGGTGGGCTGGTCGCAGACGAGCAGGACCGACAGAGCGCCGTGGTCGCCCTCCGGGGCATCAAGGAGGGGTGGCGGTGA
- a CDS encoding DUF58 domain-containing protein, protein MTDETAVESTAALTWRRTPVIALGIAGGAILAAVGLASSRPDVVALGLPLALTAGWALLSRPRPGHARIALRAQAVGDGDRPEVRTTVDVLLTADAVQVAVDQDGRRTGLADVRPGAACVTARSALQHSGPSEPLGVTARGSDLDGAWVTGLLPRTAVAWNAPPRGVRISTLPVAPRLTGLHGAHPGSRPGQGGDFRDIQPFVPGDELRRVDWRATARAARRPGDLLVRRDGALSDSSVVIAIDTAEDLGAVVAAWGSGDADRSGVTSLDHAREAALAIATAAIGVGDRVAYHALSPDGVSLPSGGGVRHLARLRRAIAATGLGADPSYRRSPVVPPGSIVFVLSTFVDGVAARLATSWRAAGHAVVAVDVLPVPEATRLTREQRIALRTLLAERADILTELDHAGVEVVPWSSGADAAMRLAARRLTRRGTGRR, encoded by the coding sequence GTGACGGACGAGACGGCGGTCGAGTCCACCGCCGCACTCACGTGGCGGCGCACGCCGGTCATCGCGCTCGGGATCGCCGGCGGCGCGATCCTCGCGGCGGTCGGGCTCGCCTCCTCGCGTCCGGACGTCGTCGCCCTCGGGCTGCCGCTGGCGCTGACCGCGGGCTGGGCGCTCCTCTCGCGCCCCCGTCCCGGACACGCACGCATCGCGCTGCGGGCCCAGGCCGTCGGCGACGGTGACCGCCCGGAGGTGCGGACCACCGTGGACGTGCTGCTGACGGCCGACGCCGTCCAGGTCGCGGTGGATCAGGACGGGCGGCGGACCGGCCTCGCGGACGTGCGGCCCGGCGCCGCGTGCGTCACGGCCCGCAGTGCTCTGCAGCACTCCGGGCCGAGTGAGCCGCTCGGCGTGACCGCGCGGGGATCCGACCTCGACGGTGCGTGGGTCACGGGGCTCCTTCCCCGGACGGCCGTCGCCTGGAACGCGCCCCCGCGCGGCGTGCGGATCAGCACCCTCCCGGTGGCGCCGCGACTCACCGGACTCCACGGTGCCCATCCGGGCTCGCGCCCCGGTCAGGGTGGGGACTTCCGCGACATCCAGCCCTTCGTCCCGGGGGATGAGCTCCGGCGGGTCGACTGGCGGGCGACCGCGCGAGCCGCCCGTCGCCCCGGCGACCTCCTGGTGCGCAGGGACGGCGCGCTGAGCGATTCCTCGGTGGTCATCGCGATCGACACCGCGGAAGACCTGGGTGCCGTCGTCGCCGCGTGGGGGAGCGGCGACGCCGATCGCTCCGGGGTCACGTCGCTCGATCACGCGCGTGAGGCTGCCCTCGCGATCGCCACGGCCGCCATCGGCGTCGGGGACCGGGTCGCCTATCACGCGCTCTCCCCGGACGGGGTGTCGCTGCCGTCCGGTGGAGGAGTGCGGCACCTCGCCCGTCTCCGCCGCGCCATCGCGGCCACCGGCCTCGGCGCCGACCCCTCGTATCGTCGCTCGCCGGTGGTGCCGCCCGGCTCGATCGTCTTCGTGCTCTCGACGTTCGTCGACGGGGTCGCCGCGCGGCTGGCGACGAGCTGGCGTGCCGCGGGCCACGCCGTCGTGGCGGTCGACGTGCTCCCTGTGCCGGAGGCGACCCGCCTCACCAGGGAACAGCGGATCGCGCTTCGCACGCTGCTCGCCGAACGCGCCGACATCCTGACGGAGCTGGACCACGCGGGCGTCGAGGTGGTGCCGTGGTCGAGCGGAGCCGATGCGGCGATGCGGCTGGCGGCGCGTCGTCTCACGCGCCGGGGGACGGGGCGCCGATGA
- a CDS encoding AAA family ATPase yields the protein MTNDETAQIADVGRRVLAGVRTAVVGMDEPLTLALATILAGGHVLFEDVPGLGKTLAARSLAGALGLDFRRLQCTPDMLPGDVTGSYVYSPSTGEFAFRPGPLFTGLLLADEINRTTPKTQSAMLEAMAERQVTVEGNRFALPGPFHVIATSNPIEYEGTYALPEAQLDRFMVRLSVGYPGAEEEARIILDRVDRQSPDVEVAPVLDAEGLQRLQAAVERIHVDPDVVRYAVELARATREAATVAVGASPRGSQALVLLGRALAALDGRAYVRPDDIKRIAVPVLAHRLTLTPQAWAQGVDPRTVVDAALARTPVPPTVATTP from the coding sequence ATGACCAACGATGAGACCGCGCAGATCGCAGACGTCGGACGCCGCGTGCTCGCCGGCGTCCGGACAGCGGTGGTCGGGATGGACGAGCCTCTGACTCTGGCGCTCGCCACGATCCTTGCCGGGGGACATGTGCTCTTCGAGGACGTCCCCGGCCTCGGCAAGACGCTCGCCGCGCGGAGTCTGGCGGGGGCCCTCGGCCTGGACTTCCGTCGGCTGCAGTGCACTCCTGACATGCTTCCCGGCGACGTCACCGGCTCGTACGTGTACTCGCCCTCGACCGGAGAGTTCGCCTTCCGCCCCGGCCCCCTCTTCACGGGCCTGCTGCTCGCGGACGAGATCAACCGGACGACGCCGAAGACGCAGTCGGCGATGCTCGAGGCCATGGCCGAGCGCCAGGTGACGGTGGAGGGCAATCGGTTCGCCCTCCCAGGACCCTTCCACGTGATCGCGACCTCGAACCCGATCGAGTACGAGGGGACGTACGCACTGCCCGAAGCCCAGCTCGACCGGTTCATGGTGCGGCTCTCCGTGGGCTATCCCGGCGCTGAGGAGGAGGCGCGCATCATCCTGGACCGCGTCGACCGGCAGAGCCCGGATGTCGAGGTCGCACCCGTTCTGGACGCGGAGGGCCTCCAGCGCCTCCAGGCGGCGGTCGAGCGCATCCACGTCGATCCCGACGTCGTGCGGTACGCCGTCGAACTCGCCCGCGCCACCCGCGAGGCGGCGACGGTGGCCGTCGGCGCGTCCCCGCGCGGCTCGCAGGCGCTCGTCCTCCTCGGCCGCGCGCTCGCCGCGCTGGACGGCCGGGCGTATGTGCGGCCGGACGACATCAAGCGCATCGCGGTGCCCGTCCTCGCTCACCGCCTGACGCTGACGCCGCAGGCCTGGGCGCAGGGCGTGGATCCGCGGACGGTGGTGGACGCGGCACTGGCTCGGACGCCGGTGCCTCCGACGGTCGCGACGACGCCGTGA
- the uvrA gene encoding excinuclease ABC subunit UvrA, producing MPIVPVASPGKLSVRGARVHNLKNVDIDIPRDSLVVFTGLSGSGKSSLAFDTIFAEGQRRYVESLSAYARQFLGQVDRPDVDFIEGLSPAVSIDQKSTNRNPRSTVGTITEIYDYMRLLWARIGVPHCPVCGEKIQRQTVQQIADQLMELPERTRYQVVAPIVSQKKGEFVDLFRELGAKGYSRAIVDGELIQLAEPPTLKKSYKHDIAVVVDRLVASPDILGRVTDSVETALGLAGGVVQINYVDGEGDDAWQTFSEKLACPNGHALTLTEIEPRTFSFNAPFGACPACSGLGTRMSVDVDLMLGDEDLSIREGVIIPWTTQGKGLFQYYERLLEGLSRDLDFSLDTPWRELHSDVKEAVLRGENYKVTVKWKNRYGREMRYASGFEGVVPYIERQYLQAESDTQRSRWGEYLREVPCPVCNGDRLKPEVLAVQVHGHSIAEVSHLSLADARAFMEKLHLTDREAKIAAQVLREIRLRLDFLLQVGLSYLNLSRSAGSLSGGEAQRIRLATQIGSGLTGVLYVLDEPSIGLHQRDNRRLIETLLTLRDLGNTLIVVEHDEETIEAADWVVDIGPGAGVNGGAVVHSGPYSALLADTESMTGDYLSGRREIPMPAKRRKIDKKRMLSVVGARANNLRNVTADFPLGVLTAVTGVSGSGKSSLVNDILYQVLASRLNGARTVPGKHTRVTGLDNLDKVVHVDQAPIGRTPRSNPATYTGVFDRIRTLFSETPEAKVRGYQPGRFSFNVKGGRCEACSGDGTIKIEMNFLPDVYVDCEVCHGKRYNRDTLAVHYKGKNIAEVLEMPIEEAAEFFEPIQAIHRYMKTLVDVGLGYVRLGQSATTLSGGEAQRVKLATELQRRSNGRSIYVLDEPTTGLHFEDVRKLLEVLNGLVDKGNTVIVIEHNLDVIKSADWVIDLGPEGGSGGGTILATGTPEQIARVEESHTGQFLAEILGEGRSARKAS from the coding sequence GTGCCCATCGTCCCCGTTGCTTCCCCAGGAAAACTCAGTGTCCGCGGCGCCCGCGTGCACAATCTCAAGAACGTCGACATCGACATCCCCCGCGACTCGCTGGTGGTCTTCACCGGCCTCTCCGGATCGGGGAAGTCGAGCCTCGCCTTCGACACGATCTTCGCCGAGGGGCAGCGCCGGTACGTCGAGTCGCTGAGCGCCTACGCGCGGCAGTTCCTCGGTCAGGTCGACCGGCCGGACGTCGATTTCATCGAGGGGCTGAGCCCGGCGGTGTCGATCGATCAGAAGTCGACGAACCGCAACCCCCGGTCCACGGTCGGCACGATCACCGAGATCTACGACTACATGCGTCTGCTCTGGGCGCGTATCGGCGTTCCGCACTGTCCGGTGTGCGGGGAGAAGATCCAGCGGCAGACCGTCCAGCAGATCGCCGACCAGCTCATGGAGCTCCCGGAGCGCACCCGCTACCAGGTGGTCGCGCCGATCGTCTCCCAGAAGAAGGGCGAGTTCGTCGACCTGTTCCGGGAGCTCGGGGCGAAGGGCTACTCGCGGGCGATCGTCGACGGCGAGCTCATCCAGCTGGCCGAGCCTCCGACGCTCAAGAAGAGCTACAAGCACGACATCGCGGTGGTCGTCGATCGCCTCGTCGCCTCGCCCGACATCCTCGGACGCGTGACCGACTCGGTGGAGACCGCTCTCGGTCTCGCCGGTGGGGTCGTGCAGATCAACTACGTGGACGGCGAGGGCGACGACGCCTGGCAGACGTTCTCGGAGAAGCTCGCGTGCCCGAACGGCCACGCGCTCACCCTCACCGAGATCGAGCCGCGCACGTTCTCCTTCAACGCGCCGTTCGGTGCCTGCCCCGCCTGCTCGGGCCTCGGCACCCGCATGTCGGTGGACGTCGATCTGATGCTCGGCGACGAAGACCTCTCGATCCGCGAGGGCGTCATCATCCCGTGGACCACGCAGGGCAAGGGGCTCTTCCAGTACTACGAGCGCCTGCTCGAAGGACTCTCCCGCGACCTCGACTTCTCCCTCGACACCCCGTGGCGCGAACTGCACTCCGACGTCAAGGAAGCAGTCCTGCGCGGAGAGAACTACAAGGTCACCGTCAAGTGGAAGAACCGCTACGGCCGTGAGATGCGCTACGCCTCCGGTTTCGAGGGCGTGGTGCCGTACATCGAGCGGCAGTACCTGCAGGCCGAGTCCGACACCCAGCGCAGCCGGTGGGGCGAGTACCTCCGCGAGGTCCCGTGCCCGGTCTGCAACGGCGACCGTCTCAAGCCCGAGGTGCTGGCCGTGCAGGTGCACGGTCACTCCATCGCCGAGGTCTCCCACCTGAGCCTGGCCGACGCCCGGGCCTTCATGGAGAAGCTGCACCTCACCGACCGCGAGGCCAAGATCGCCGCGCAGGTGCTCCGTGAGATCCGCCTGCGCCTCGACTTCCTCCTCCAGGTCGGTCTGTCCTACCTCAACCTCAGCCGTTCGGCCGGCTCGCTGTCGGGAGGCGAGGCCCAGCGCATCCGCCTCGCCACGCAGATCGGCTCCGGTCTCACCGGCGTGCTCTACGTCCTCGACGAACCGTCGATCGGACTGCACCAGCGCGACAACCGCCGGCTCATCGAGACGCTGCTCACGCTGCGCGACCTCGGGAACACCCTGATCGTCGTCGAGCACGACGAGGAGACCATCGAGGCCGCGGACTGGGTCGTCGACATCGGCCCGGGGGCCGGCGTGAACGGCGGTGCCGTGGTCCACTCCGGGCCCTACTCGGCGCTGCTCGCCGACACCGAATCGATGACCGGGGACTACCTCTCGGGCCGTCGGGAGATCCCGATGCCGGCGAAGCGCCGCAAGATCGACAAGAAGCGCATGCTCAGCGTCGTGGGCGCCCGCGCCAACAACCTCCGCAATGTCACGGCCGACTTCCCGCTCGGCGTGCTGACCGCGGTCACCGGCGTCAGCGGATCCGGGAAGTCGTCCCTCGTGAACGACATCCTGTATCAGGTGCTCGCGTCGCGGCTCAACGGGGCGCGGACGGTGCCGGGCAAGCACACGCGCGTGACCGGGCTCGACAACCTCGACAAGGTCGTGCACGTCGACCAGGCGCCGATCGGCCGCACCCCGCGATCGAACCCGGCGACCTACACCGGTGTCTTCGACCGCATCCGCACGCTCTTCAGCGAGACGCCCGAGGCGAAGGTCCGCGGCTATCAGCCGGGCCGGTTCAGCTTCAACGTCAAGGGCGGACGCTGCGAGGCGTGCTCGGGCGACGGCACGATTAAGATCGAGATGAACTTCCTCCCGGACGTGTACGTGGACTGCGAGGTGTGCCACGGCAAGCGGTACAACCGCGACACCCTCGCCGTGCACTACAAGGGCAAGAACATCGCCGAGGTGCTGGAGATGCCCATCGAGGAGGCGGCCGAGTTCTTCGAGCCGATCCAGGCCATCCACCGCTACATGAAGACCCTGGTCGACGTGGGGCTGGGATACGTGCGCCTCGGGCAGTCCGCGACGACGCTCTCCGGCGGTGAGGCGCAGCGCGTGAAGCTCGCGACCGAACTCCAGCGCCGCAGCAACGGTCGGAGCATCTACGTGCTCGACGAGCCGACGACGGGTCTGCACTTCGAAGACGTGCGCAAGCTCCTCGAGGTGCTGAACGGTCTGGTCGACAAGGGCAACACGGTCATCGTGATCGAGCACAACCTCGACGTGATCAAGTCGGCCGACTGGGTGATCGACCTGGGTCCGGAGGGTGGTTCCGGCGGCGGCACGATCCTCGCCACCGGCACGCCGGAGCAGATCGCGCGGGTCGAGGAGAGCCACACCGGCCAGTTCCTCGCCGAGATCCTGGGTGAGGGGCGCTCCGCGCGGAAGGCCAGCTGA